The proteins below come from a single Papaver somniferum cultivar HN1 chromosome 11, ASM357369v1, whole genome shotgun sequence genomic window:
- the LOC113321178 gene encoding protein LURP-one-related 8-like: MPKVYPNANDPNATTAKPTEIPRHVSNRQMEVLTVWKKSLIFNCDGYTVFDTKGNLVFRVDNYQSGKKEIVLMDGIGKSLLIIRRKRLSLADNWMVFDGETSVSPIFLVKKPVNFLASKNLAHVMSCQTNNKNQLIYEIIGSYAQRRVAVYDSRKRLVAEIQSKEAKAGVSFGGDVFSLIIQPELNQTVAMALVILMEQMFGLRRSISLG; encoded by the exons ATGCCAAAGGTTTATCCAAATGCGAATGATCCAAATGCAACAACAGCAAAACCCACAGAAATCCCCAGACATGTTTCGAACAGACAGATGGAGGTATTAACAGTATGGAAAAAATCACTTATCTTCAACTGTGACGGTTATACTGTTTTTGATACAAAAGGAAATCTCGTCTTTCGTGTTGATAATTATCAATCTGGGAAAAAAGAAATCGTTTTAATGGATGGCATAGGAAAATCTCTTCTTATAATCCGTCGTAAG AGATTGAGTTTGGCAGATAATTGGATGGTGTTCGACGGGGAAACTTCGGTTAGTCCAATATTCTTGGTGAAAAAGCCCGTGAATTTCTTAGCATCAAAGAACTTAGCTCACGTGATGTCTTGCCAAACTAACAATAAGAATCAGCTGATATATGAGATTATTGGATCGTATGCACAACGGCGAGTGGCTGTGTATGATAGCAGAAAAAGACTTGTAGCTGAAATTCAAAGCAAAGAAGCTAAAGCAGGTGTATCATTTGGTGGTGATGTATTTTCGTTGATTATACAACCTGAACTTAATCAGACAGTTGCGATGGCTCTTGTTATATTAATGGAGCAAATGTTTGGATTGAGAAGATCAATTAGTTTAGGGTGA
- the LOC113324225 gene encoding uncharacterized protein LOC113324225 translates to MSIIISSTTAQKNPAQNVDEYLPVLVAALTTPSADYLQTQKLELQEFDLLGCMSVSPQIVQCAPNVYLTYLYPHIPLNIVSSCCVVIFKVGEKCLPKFTFPKIESRHFGFQYNFPNQLKQLCEVIQPHSSALSTSSTGGLAVSSKQNDQVLGECLFSKLRSVEQCEKEVVTFFTSLQVQTIGKSCCKAIIDITEGCWSSVFPFNPFFPSLLKNYCMPLLALPPSP, encoded by the coding sequence ATGTCGATTATCATCTCTTCAACAACAGCCCAAAAAAATCCTGCCCAGAACGTTGACGAGTATTTGCCTGTGCTTGTGGCCGCACTAACAACACCTAGTGCTGATTACCTCCAAACTCAAAAGCTGGAACTTCAAGAATTTGATCTCTTGGGATGCATGTCAGTATCCCCGCAGATAGTACAATGTGCTCCGAATGTTTACCTGACTTATCTCTACCCTCATATACCACTCAATATTGTATCCTCTTGTTGCGTCGTCATATTTAAGGTTGGCGAAAAATGTTTGCCAAAATTCACCTTTCCAAAAATCGAATCCCGCCACTTCGGGTTCCAATACAATTTTCCCAATCAGCTCAAGCAACTCTGTGAAGTTATTCAGCCTCACTCATCTGCATTGTCAACTTCGTCAACTGGTGGTTTAGCTGTATCTTCTAAACAAAATGATCAAGTACTTGGAGAATGCTTATTCTCAAAACTTCGAAGTGTGGAGCAGTGCGAAAAAGAGGTGGTCACTTTTTTCACATCTTTGCAAGTTCAAACTATTGGAAAATCCTGCTGCAAGGCAATTATCGATATTACTGAAGGATGCTGGTCATCAGTATTTCCTTTCAAtcctttctttccttctttgcttAAGAACTACTGCATGCCACTGTTGGCCCTCCCTCCTTCCCCCTAG